In Mauremys reevesii isolate NIE-2019 linkage group 8, ASM1616193v1, whole genome shotgun sequence, a single genomic region encodes these proteins:
- the LOC120370054 gene encoding ovomucoid-like isoform X1: MKIRGVFGLLGLALFSYFSGVATGAGQPLCSLYKVLSNKVPCPRMVDPVCGSDGITYSNECLLCREILRGNNIVKKHDGRCVQVDCTGYVKTPTGQEAACTMEYSPICGTNGVTYGNKCAFCSAVANGAAIDQNKEEECPQNK; the protein is encoded by the exons ATGAAGATAAGAGGTGTCTTTGGGCTGCTCGGTCTGGCGCTTTTCAGCTATTTTTCTG GTGTTGCCACTGGGGCAGGTCAG CCTCTTTGCAGTCTCTACAAAGTGCTTTCCAATAAAGTTCCTTGTCCCAGGATGGTTgacccagtctgtggcagtgatGGCATCACATACTCCAATGAGTGTTTGCTCTGCCGAGAAATCTT aCGTGGCAACAACATTGTCAAAAAGCATGATGGAAGGTGTGTTCAG GTTGACTGCACTGGCTACGTGAAAACACCCACAGGTCAGGAAGCTGCCTGCACCATGGAGTACAGCCCGATCTGTGGCACCAACGGCGTTACCTATGGCAACAAGTGCGCTTTTTGCTCTGCTGTCGC GAATGGAGCGGCCATTGACCAGAACAAAGAAGAAGAATGTCCCCAG AATAAGTAA